TGTCTATTAATGCAATATACCTTAGTGATTTAGAGTAGTCTGTTAATGAATTATATCATGTGCCTGATGAAACAATTTCCTTGAATTTTTAATGCAGGTTAATATAATGTTAAAAGACCTCCCAGTGGAGGAATTTGGACCGGATATTAATATTAGAGAGTATTCTTTCTTAGAAAATCCATATATGCCGCAAGAGGTTAATGCTTCCAACTTAGAACAGAACAATGTACACTCTGTGCTTTACTGACATCCCCATCTTTTATACAGGTGAAAGATTCATGGCTTGATGTGCATCTCTGTCAAGAAGGATCGCCTGGTTGTAGTGTTTCAAACAGCACAAATCCAGCTGGAATCCTCAAGTTCCCTAAGCGAAGTACAGAGGAAACGGTAACTCGGATTTTGACTAGTCTCATTTATATCGATCTTGTTTCCTTAATATTCCCATCATGTAGGTGCTCAAATGGCATGATTGGAATATCAGCTTTGTACCATTTCTACATTTTGAAGCATTGGGATTAGTTTTGGGAACCTACttgaaaatattcatattattagtacaatttaatatttaacttttttctgCCATTGAACTCCCACTCCATCTTGTTACTTGTAccaaagtttaaaattttactttgttcCTACCTACAGTTCAAGACCATATTTTCACCATTGAAGGATATCAAAGTCATTCAGTTCTCATCAATGCATGAAGCCTTCGTAGGATTCAGTGACAAGGCATGCCATTCCTCTCAACCTATTTTCTATTACTTGTCATTCTTGCATGGACACCGAAACTCATATTTCGTTCGAACAGGAGACGGAAGAAAGATTCAGGAGGCGTATGAAGCGGTACACAGGCATTTGGTGTTGTGTGGGAGATCACAGTCCGGGCCACATATACTACGACGCGTATTGGGATGAAAAGCCTGGTTGGAAGGCAAAACCTCCCCAGACTCCAGAAGAGGATCACCCCCCACTTTGAGGCTTGtcatttttgtaatattatattgCAAATTTGGGGAAAAGAAGAAAGCATCTGAATGTTGCAATCCCCAATCATTCAAGGTTTGATGGGGTATGCATATACACAGCTATGAAAATCTATACATAGAGATGACACGggtttccttttccttttgttCTTCTCTTTCTTGTTTTCTCCTCTTCCCGGGTTAGTGTTAAGCTCTTTCTGTAACCTGTATCTTAGAacaactatattattttattcagaAAATTGTTGGGCTAAAATGTAGCTATGCAAATAATTGGGAGCTCAAGCGGACATGtcattgtattttttgttagttttgacttttgatgaagagagagttgttgcagagaaagagaagttttatgaagtttttttaagtttatgCATTGTCAGCCAGTTTTATGAAGTTTTAAGTTAATGCATTATCACTAATCAGCCACTAAGTGTAATTACATGTATTTTCTTAGGAAAGTAATGAGGGGGTTTATGGAAGTTTTGCATTAATGCATTATCAACTAGAAAGTACTATGGTTGTGTTCggtttcctagataaaataatactaccaagatacaatctaggattgagttgcgagattattttagatttttagtcatagggggttagctatgactaattatcccatgattatccatctatgATTGAATTGTGAGATTAAATCTcttgaaccaaacacactacatatttaatccgGGATACAATCTTGCGAACCGAACCCTCCCTATATGTATAGTATTACATTGCGTATTTTGTTCAGAAAGTAATGAGAGAGTTGGCATCATCATTGTCGTTGCTTTGTTATCAGCACCAGCAGTCGGGCACCATGTGTGTTGGGGATATGCTCGGGAAGTCCGGGAAGCTCTGTGAGACTCATCATTTCATCAAGACGCTAGGAAGGCAACACTGCAGGCGTGCAGGGAGCTGAGGGGTGTGATACATGATATACAGATCAAGAAACTAACCGGTGTCATTCTTAATGAAGAGTAACTTGTAACCAATaattttcgtccataaaacaaaaatgagtAAATAGGGTACAGATATATTGGTCGATGTGTGCttaacaccaaaaaaaaaaacagaaggCAAATACTCAGTTACAACTCTCTCATAATCTGAAACttttgaacaaaaaaaaaaactagctGGGGACCCAGCCAGCACTGTTGTCCAATAAGCATTCGATCACGTCACTGCAAAAACAACCTCCGACCTCATCAACTTTGAGAACCACAAGATGCACCATACTCATCTTCAGCTTCGAGAACCACAACATTCTGTTGACATCCAGGTGCAAGGAAATGTGGTAACCGGGGAGCATATGGCTGCAAGTTAGTcatccaaataataataagatccAGCGGCCTTCTGCTCCCGATCCTTAGTCGACTCCAGTTTGTTGATTCTAGGCCGGAAATTCGTGGGGTCTCTTCTGAACGTTATATCCAGGTGCTACACATAGAAAATGGTTAATGCAGATGAGCGGTTAACcattattgaagaaaaattgaaaaaatagacATGGCTTACAGATAAGAACAGGTTCATTCCAGTCAAAAGTGATTGAGGTGAATTGGCAACACAATCAATGGATGGCTTTCCTTCATACACAATCACCCTATCAGCAAGGTATGTTGCCATGATGAAATCATGCTCCACTACAAATGCAGTCTTCTTCGCATGGAGTATGAATCTCTTTATGACTTTTGAAGCAACAATACGCTGCTCTGAGTCGAGATATGCACTTGGTTCATCTATCAAATATATATCGGCTGGCTGCAGCCACACACCAAAACAAAGAAGTATAAATGAGAAGCAAAACACCAAAAAAGGATACATCGAATATTCAAAGGGAAAACCAACAAATTATTAATGTATATTACCATTTTAGCATTATTGATTTCTATCTTATCGTAAGTGTGAACACAATTGTGTGGTAAAAATCATTAAGCAACAATCCAAATCCTTTTCAAGAAATCATTGCTATGAGATAAAAAAGCACCAACCACAAGGGGAGAGCCAAATTCATTCATCCAACATAGGAACATATGCACAATGAACTCCCCGGTTCGAGAAAATAATCATgggaaaaaagtgaaattccAAAGTTGAAACTGAAGCCACCACCAAAAAAACCGAACttataaaatgatgataaaGAACAAATTTAGGTCTCAAGCAATACATAACAAGAATATGGATGACAATCATATGAAGGGACCTCACCTTTCCAAGACAAAGAGTGAGGGCAACTCTCTGTAATTCTCCACCAGAAAGATTCACAACctcttgatccatcaattgTTCAATCAATAGAGGTTTCATCACGTCTGATACAAACTGTGGATGCATGTATGAATCACGAATTTTTGAATGCAACAGCATTCTCACAGTATTCTGAAATTTAGGACTGATTTTCTGTGGCTTGTAAGAGACATTGAACTCAGGAATTTCCACATCAGATCCTTCTACAGAATCAGGTTTCAGAAGGCCAGCCTAACATTTGGGAGGACAACAGTTTCAGCatatacaaacaaaattaacatgtttttttaaagtaaaaaaactaTACAACAAATGTACCAGCATCCGTATGAAGGTTGTCTTTCCTGTTCCATTTTCTCCAAGCATCACAATAATTTGTGAATCAGTGAATTCACCCTCCACAACCTTGAGCCTGAAGTTTCCCTGAGTCTTAGTCATGGTTGGATACTTGTATCTTGCATACGTTTCAATTTCTTCAGCACTTTCTTGTGGAGTCTCTGCAACCTGCAAGGAGAAGTACGTTTTATGGAAATTGGCGTCTGAGTTGCCCAAAAACATGTTAGAAGCAATAAAATAGGAATTACCTTAAATGTAAGAGATTCATCTCTAAACCTAAGATTTTCAGTTGGCACAAATCCAGCTAGGAAAATATTAATTCCTTCTCTAACAGAGAATGGAAGAGTAACCACCCCATATACACCAGGTCTCCCATAAAGACAGCATATGAAGTCCGACAAATAATCGAGCACACTAAGATCATGCTCTACCACAATCACATAGCTGAAAACAAAGAAGATAAGTCATAACCATGCATATAAATTTCATACAGTTAACAGAAAAAATGAATACCACTGACCTATTAGGTCGAAGCAGGGATCTGACAACTTGGGCAGCTTTGAGTCTTTGTTTAACATCAAGATAACTTGATGGTTCATCAAACATATAAATTTCTGCATTCTGCACAGCAACAACAGCTATGGCAAACCTCTGAAGCTCTCCACCAGATAAATCTCCCACATTGCGGTCCATAACCTGAATCAACTCAAGGTCAGCAGCAAGTTCTTGTTTCATATCTCTCTCATCTTTCTGAGAAAGAACTTGTCCAACGTTGCCTTGAACAGCTTTAGGGATGTGATCGACGTACTGGGGCTTGATGATTGCCTGAGATTAAATGCATCACAGCAAGATGAGATGAGACAGATCAATTAACTAGAACAAACTAAAAGACATTGAAAATAgcaattgttgaaaaaaaatgaagattaatataatttcatatacaaGCATATGATAACAAAAGTGCTTCCCTCTAGACCAAATCTATCCTATATAACACATAAAAAACCTCCAACACTCAGAAGAACCCTAGTCAATGTATATATATCCTAACATTGAACACTAAGTATATGAATTGCAAGAACGAATACGAATTAAGAAGCCGAAACTATTCAAGCATTCTAGAAACATCTTTAATCAAAGCTAACACCTTTAAATTATCTTCAAGAATTCGGGTGAAGTAATTTTGCAGCTCAGATCCTCTAAAATAAGTCAATATTTCCTGCCAATCAGGAGGATTCTGCAAAAAATATAGAGTGGGAGAGAAAATGTCATGTTCATAtccaaaagaaaattcaaaggTAGTTGAATTGCTAGAGAAAGTTACTTTAAAGCGTCCCAAGTTAGGTTTCAACTTCCCAGCCAAAACTTTAAGCGCAGTAGATTTTCCAATGCCATTAGTTCCCACCAGGCCCAGAACTTGCCCGGGTCTCGGTACAGGTAATCTGCAATAATGTTCGCAAAGTTAGAAAGTAACAGAACAAGTAAGTTGCTTATGAAACTGCTCTTGAACCAACCTATGCAACTTAAAGGTGTTAGGACCATAACGATGGGTTGTATCCTTGTCCAAGTCTTTTGGTAGGTTAATAATCTGGATTGCTTCAAATGGACATTTCTGGAAGAGCATGCAGAACAAGTAAGGTGACAACTCTACATCCAATTCAACAAACAAACTTGTATTTCATTTCTATCCTGCTTGACAAACCTTCACACAAATACCACATCCAATACACAACTCCTCTGAGATGAAAGCTATCTTGGATGCAGGAGTCACTTCTATGCAAAGTTTACCTGGATGGACACAGcagcatatataaaaatttacaaaatcccaaacacaaaataaattaaaaatcaatatgaTGGGATCATCAGTAAATCAATATAGAACGTAGCTCAGTTTGGTAAACAGGATCCATGAAAGGCTAAATATAATGTTTTAGCATTTGACTCTACAAGTGGGAACAAGAAATTCATTCGTTGCTGATATTATTAACACAAAATGGTGCAAATTGGTTCCATGGTAAGACTAAGCCATGCCGTAATCAAGTATTATGATTCACAACCATACTTCATCCAAATTTTCAGAACGTGTTTGATTGAACTGAGCAGTGAACAAGTTCTTATTATAAAAAGCCCCAATTCACGCCTACCTCTCAGATAAGAACGCAAAAAGTACATCacttagggtttagggttatcATCTTATGACCAATTAATACTTCAGATGCAAATTCTCAAATGCAATTAGCATCCACCGCTCGAAAATTAACCATATGACATAAATACCAATTCAGAtcacaaaattaacaaattaagcTGAAACAATTAGAACCAGTGCCATATAATCATGCCGAAGAAGATAGTATCCAGGAATTAGGGGGTTTTACCTGTTTTGACAACAGGGCAACTTTTTTTGCACTCCTGGCGACATTTCTTAGGCTTGCACTTGTCGGAGCTCACAATAGCGATACGCGTCAATTTCTGATCCGACATCTCTCTctaacaaatcaaaatcaagagaAATTTAAGCTTGATTCAATTCAGTTGATCGGAAGATATTATACAGATGCGTATGCGTGAATGAGTTGGCATAGGAAAAAGTAAAGGCATCACCTGGCTGCGAGATtcgggagagagagaggatggCTGTTGGAAGACACACGCAGAAGAAAGATAAGCGGTGCTAGGGTTCCAAAGAGggaataaacaaaagaaaggaTTTCTCTTTTAgtactctttttttatttttcgacttattcactttattttaatttgctaCTAATTTCAACTATAAACCAAATGCTTTTtaatctatctatatatataattggaaAGTTTTGAGAATAATTACATGAATgtcattattaatataaaataatttttataataaacttactatattttgggaataattatatgaatgtcgttattaatataaaattttttttataatatatttactatattattaaattttaatacgtGTTATATAACCTAAATGATTAACTATCCACTAATGAcatttattgacatttttccaCTAACCTATTAACTTTGGGATTTATATAGTCGTAAATTATAAAGagctttttcttttaatactGCTACTCTTAATGGTTGATCATCAATGGTTGTTTATGTTGTTTTCCTTGCAGGTCCTTATGGTGGCAATGATGTACGTTTTGAAGTGCCGAGCTTAattgtgtgatttttttctccttttcttcatGTACTATTATTGTGAAGTGTcgaatttttattgatatgtgTTTGTGATTTGTGtgtaatttttagtttataaacttatttgattatatgagtttttatttatacaataaattgctattgtataaatttgtgattttagaacttgaaataataatattgttttttcattCTGTATATGTGAATTCgcagttttaaattaatgcaAATCGAAAATCAATTGAACCGGTGCACGGGGTGTGATACTGATAGTAATAATAATCACATAGTAATAATAATCACACTTGAATAAATCATTGACCTTTGGTAATTTATAGTTGTCCTtgtataggagtatattaattaacacAATGTAAACGTAACAAATGGGGGTAACGTAATTAATAGGGGTTAATACAACCCATGATAACCGAATAGCAAAATTATTcaccttttaaaaaattactacaaaaATTGATGGTCTTTTGTAAGAACACTCAGCAACGTGGAGGCTTTGGCCTCGAACAAATGTGGGGAGAACATTCGtgtttttgatttaattttttgaccAGTCTAATTTAATGAGAAATGAATCTGATCCAATCTGGAAATCTGaaattgcattaaaatattactccaaaattctaaaattttgaaagtCCAATACCATTATCCAAAAAGTCAACATCCAATATCAGCCGAACCCCGTATACCTAACATATATGTGCACGAAAGAGCTTGAAACTATCCCAAGACGGCGAGTTGAACAATATTTCTCCGGCAAGCATGATGAGGTGCACATGTATTTTCTAAGTGATTTTGAATCCGCAAATCACATTTCTCCGATAGTAATTCATCAGCGAGAGGGGTTTTAACGATGTAGTACAGTGACAATATAATGATCACAGTGACATCCAAAACAATTCAAGGTAAACATGCAAATCACAAATACAAACGCGATGAGAGTGGCTAAAATGGTTTAGTCACAAGGTCATCGAAACATTCTGCGATTCATACCTGAGAATGTTGACGGGACAAAGACACACAGCATTTGATGAATATATGTAAGAGGGGTCACAAATTCttagaaatgataaaaaaaacatccaTTACATgcattgaaaatgaaaaaattattttgctcAAAGTGGGAGGCTAAGCAAAAGGGTGAATGCACACGTTTAAAGATCATGAAGGTTTTGCTTGTACACATTATAAATCAAACATATCCGATGTAATCCAATATGAAGAGAAGAGGCAACTAGCGTCATAGATGACGAGGCCGACTCTAGCTCGACATCTGATGCTCTAGATGAATTCCCACATATCGAAGTCGACGAGTAGAAATGACAAACTCCAATTCGATCTCATCGAAGAGATGTGAACACATCCCTTCAAACAATGAAgatctttttcacttttagtaCTTTAATTGTGTAAGTAGTAGTagcattttatttcaattccaattttaatgatgtatttttgaatttaaatcatGTAGTAATTCTCAgtaattctcaaattttaattatgcaggtttgaaattttttatgatgtacagtaattgttttactttgcagtaatttaatttaatttcatagatatcataattttttaatatttatatagttaaataatgaattaaaaataagtgatGTGACTGAAGTGTGGCCTCATCTGTGATAAATGGGTCGTGGGTGTTTCGTATTATGCCAAAATGTTTGGCTTGTGAGTAGTATGGTTGTGACTTGTGAGTAATTGATTAAATGTCCAGCTTATACACAGCGTCCACAATTAACTGTCAGCAATTCTAAGTTGCTTTAACCAAAGATAAAAGACAGTCGTACTATATGTTATTGCATaacaatttgaaaaaaaaaacaatgaaatcaTGATTTcaagaagagaagaaaggAACACACAGCAACATCTTTGAACGAAAAGAagttaaaaaacaaaacttccAACATTCCACCAACAATATATCACCAAAACATCTGACTTTAAGATACCACATCATACTCATATCATAAACAATCAAATACCCACCGTGGTTAGAAACATGAGTGGTATCCGTATTAGATCAAGCAACAAGTTTGGAGGTAAAGTCACActaaatattaagaaatagGAGCACTAGCTCTAATGCCATCAGGCCGAGCTAGCTATAGgttgataaaaaagaaaaaggaaaatacaGAGTCATTACGGCTGattcatatgtatatatatcatAGTTTCAATGTCAAGGAGGGATGATTACTTCCACTTCTTGAACATGCCTTTGCCCTTGTGCTTCCCGTGCTTCCCGAACTTACCATGCTTGAACTTGCCATGCTTCATCTTCCCATGGCCATAATGACCACCACCCATCATGCCATGACCATAAGCTCCATAGCCTCCATGTCCGTGTGCTCCATGTGCCATATGAGAGGCACCGTAGGCAGCAGCGGCAGCAGCAGCACCTCCGGCTATCAGTCCTCCAACTCCTCCTGAAAGGGGAAACCTTTGTGAGATTCCTCTACATACTGAATCTATATCGATATAGCACATAGAACTTATATGGAGAACACAAAGTCGGATGGTTGAATGCAGTTCAGATGGAATAAAGGACTAGTGAGATTGGCATTCTAAAAAGATAATCATTCCACAAATATGGTGATAGCATACCCAATTTTGGGTGCAACGTCCGTCTCAAATGTGCATATCATATTCAATTTCAACCCGACAGTTATCAAACATTTAGATTTCACAAAACTAAGAGCTTCCAAGCTCAACCCTGGTCACATCCGTTAAACCAGAAGACGAAACGAGACTATTTATGAAACAAGGTAACCACAGTTATCACGTGAAGTTGCACCTATGCCACCCTCTAAATGAACACAATACAATACATAAGATGCTCAACCACTCTGTCATTCAGCACAACACAGGCATTGGGATACAAAAATCGAGGTACAGCACCTGAGTGATGTTGACCAGGATAACCCGCTGGCGGGTAGCCTTGAGGGGGGTATCCAGCTGGCGGGTAGCCTTGTTGAGGGGGGTATCCAGCCGGGGGATAACCTTGGTGTGGAGGATATCCTGCTGGAGGATAGCCGCCCTGTGGAGGGTAGCCTCCAGGTGCGGGTGGGTACTGCCCCGGTGGGTATCCAGGCGGATAATGGCTGTGACCAGAGAAGAGCCCTTTGTCAGATGAGTCAGATTCATCATGTTTGTCCTTTCCACCTCCCATTCTGTCTAATCTTACTTGTTGCAATCAactgaaataaattaaaataggatGATGAGCAACTGAGCATGTGTTAtagattattatatttataagatggagtactacatttaatagtatatataacTCACGAATGCAACTAAAAGGCACAAGGTAATGCTTCTAAAACAAGGATACCTACATCTCAACTAAAATCAATCTCCTAACCTCAAGCGctttatgaatataataaaGCATAGTCAATGATTCCTCATAAACTAACAACATTTCCAGTTTCcacaaacaaaatcaaacatactaatatttaaatatgaaaaaaaggaaCAACATGCACTGCAAAACTGCTGAATTTTTGAATCAAAAAACAGTTTCATTCgatttctcttaatttaaaaagattttaGTCAGTTAACCAATTTTACGAAATcataaaattcacaaaaaaatgcatgaatttctaccaaaataacaatcaaaatcaatagatcaaccaaacaaaacaaacgTATAAATTGCACAAACTGATCACAACCGCA
The genomic region above belongs to Salvia hispanica cultivar TCC Black 2014 chromosome 3, UniMelb_Shisp_WGS_1.0, whole genome shotgun sequence and contains:
- the LOC125213877 gene encoding ABC transporter E family member 2 isoform X2, producing the protein MDRNVGDLSGGELQRFAIAVVAVQNAEIYMFDEPSSYLDVKQRLKAAQVVRSLLRPNSYVIVVEHDLSVLDYLSDFICCLYGRPGVYGVVTLPFSVREGINIFLAGFVPTENLRFRDESLTFKVAETPQESAEEIETYARYKYPTMTKTQGNFRLKVVEGEFTDSQIIVMLGENGTGKTTFIRMLAGLLKPDSVEGSDVEIPEFNVSYKPQKISPKFQNTVRMLLHSKIRDSYMHPQFVSDVMKPLLIEQLMDQEVVNLSGGELQRVALTLCLGKPADIYLIDEPSAYLDSEQRIVASKVIKRFILHAKKTAFVVEHDFIMATYLADRVIVYEGKPSIDCVANSPQSLLTGMNLFLSHLDITFRRDPTNFRPRINKLESTKDREQKAAGSYYYLDD
- the LOC125214824 gene encoding glycine-rich protein A3-like, whose product is MGGGKDKHDESDSSDKGLFSGHSHYPPGYPPGQYPPAPGGYPPQGGYPPAGYPPHQGYPPAGYPPQQGYPPAGYPPQGYPPAGYPGQHHSGGVGGLIAGGAAAAAAAYGASHMAHGAHGHGGYGAYGHGMMGGGHYGHGKMKHGKFKHGKFGKHGKHKGKGMFKKWK
- the LOC125213877 gene encoding ABC transporter E family member 2 isoform X1, whose product is MSDQKLTRIAIVSSDKCKPKKCRQECKKSCPVVKTGKLCIEVTPASKIAFISEELCIGCGICVKKCPFEAIQIINLPKDLDKDTTHRYGPNTFKLHRLPVPRPGQVLGLVGTNGIGKSTALKVLAGKLKPNLGRFKNPPDWQEILTYFRGSELQNYFTRILEDNLKAIIKPQYVDHIPKAVQGNVGQVLSQKDERDMKQELAADLELIQVMDRNVGDLSGGELQRFAIAVVAVQNAEIYMFDEPSSYLDVKQRLKAAQVVRSLLRPNSYVIVVEHDLSVLDYLSDFICCLYGRPGVYGVVTLPFSVREGINIFLAGFVPTENLRFRDESLTFKVAETPQESAEEIETYARYKYPTMTKTQGNFRLKVVEGEFTDSQIIVMLGENGTGKTTFIRMLAGLLKPDSVEGSDVEIPEFNVSYKPQKISPKFQNTVRMLLHSKIRDSYMHPQFVSDVMKPLLIEQLMDQEVVNLSGGELQRVALTLCLGKPADIYLIDEPSAYLDSEQRIVASKVIKRFILHAKKTAFVVEHDFIMATYLADRVIVYEGKPSIDCVANSPQSLLTGMNLFLSHLDITFRRDPTNFRPRINKLESTKDREQKAAGSYYYLDD